A window of the Deltaproteobacteria bacterium genome harbors these coding sequences:
- a CDS encoding DUF882 domain-containing protein encodes MTIIAGFFYCLPFLPAAESPAPGRFFREGNGELTLYSRKNERSGKIRYRNPDGTYSEEGIREINRIFDVPKGSSEGISLRFLSLVDFLEDHFRVDRVEILSGYRDPQYNEKLKENGAKAARMSLHLDGEAADLIFPKIPSQKVWEYVRSLECCGIGIYRDPKKYPGVGGTVHVDTGPKRYWDETTTGTEKVDLRKNHMIVAWTDRDIYFPGETVSLKLVRVTDYPIVADPEIEVLDDSGKPRKFSLDGTKEPLQIARRTDRLTTLRWTIPADFSPKGAVTIRIKFPEKFRKDFPDMSEAVVSNPIRIVAREGR; translated from the coding sequence ATGACAATCATTGCAGGGTTCTTTTATTGTCTGCCCTTCCTTCCGGCAGCAGAATCTCCAGCACCGGGGCGTTTCTTTCGTGAGGGGAATGGTGAACTGACCCTCTACAGTCGGAAAAACGAGCGGTCCGGAAAGATTCGCTACCGAAATCCGGATGGGACCTATTCCGAAGAGGGGATTCGGGAAATCAACCGGATCTTTGATGTCCCAAAAGGGAGCTCAGAGGGGATATCGCTTCGTTTCCTCTCCCTCGTCGATTTTCTGGAGGATCATTTCCGCGTCGATCGGGTCGAGATCCTCTCCGGCTATCGTGATCCTCAATATAACGAAAAATTGAAGGAAAACGGGGCGAAGGCGGCCCGCATGAGTCTTCATCTGGACGGAGAGGCGGCCGATCTGATTTTCCCAAAAATTCCCTCCCAGAAGGTTTGGGAGTATGTGCGATCGCTGGAGTGTTGTGGCATTGGGATCTATCGGGACCCCAAAAAATACCCCGGAGTTGGCGGAACGGTCCATGTCGATACCGGTCCCAAACGTTACTGGGATGAGACAACGACCGGCACAGAAAAGGTCGATCTCCGAAAAAACCACATGATTGTTGCCTGGACCGACCGCGACATCTATTTCCCCGGCGAGACGGTTTCTCTAAAATTGGTCCGAGTCACTGACTACCCTATTGTTGCTGATCCTGAGATCGAAGTTTTGGATGATTCTGGGAAACCGAGGAAATTCTCTCTTGATGGAACCAAGGAGCCGCTCCAGATCGCGCGTCGTACCGACAGACTGACCACGCTACGTTGGACGATCCCCGCTGATTTTTCACCGAAAGGAGCTGTGACGATTCGAATTAAATTTCCGGAGAAGTTTCGAAAAGATTTTCCGGATATGAGTGAGGCGGTTGTCTCGAATCCGATTCGAATTGTTGCAAGGGAGGGCCGGTAA
- a CDS encoding endonuclease III yields the protein MTTATLEKILHILRKEIKKWKVPVVGVIADEAIDRPFETLVSCLLSLRTKDAVTDEASRRLLGRASTPETILGLSSQEIEKLIYPVGFYRTKAKNLHKICQILMDQYDGRVPDSLEHLLALPGVGRKTANLVMTVGHDKYGICVDTHVHRISNIWGYVKTKTPEETEFALRKKLPKKYWKTYNDILVTFGQNLCVPVSPWCSRCPVESYCKKIGVKRWR from the coding sequence ATGACAACAGCCACGCTCGAAAAAATCCTTCATATCTTAAGAAAGGAAATAAAGAAATGGAAGGTTCCTGTTGTCGGGGTGATTGCCGATGAGGCGATCGATCGCCCGTTTGAGACACTCGTCAGCTGCCTCCTATCACTCCGAACCAAGGATGCGGTAACTGACGAGGCGAGCCGACGACTCCTTGGTCGTGCCTCAACCCCTGAGACGATCCTAGGCTTAAGTTCCCAGGAGATCGAAAAACTGATCTATCCGGTCGGTTTTTATCGGACGAAGGCGAAAAATCTCCACAAGATCTGTCAGATCCTGATGGATCAGTATGACGGCCGCGTACCGGACAGTCTGGAGCATCTCCTCGCCTTACCCGGCGTCGGACGAAAAACCGCCAATCTCGTGATGACGGTAGGACATGACAAGTACGGGATCTGTGTCGATACCCATGTCCATCGGATCTCGAATATCTGGGGGTATGTGAAGACGAAAACGCCGGAGGAGACGGAATTTGCACTCCGGAAAAAACTGCCGAAGAAATACTGGAAAACTTATAACGACATCCTCGTCACGTTTGGCCAAAATCTCTGCGTCCCTGTCTCGCCGTGGTGCAGTCGGTGTCCGGTGGAATCGTACTGTAAAAAGATTGGGGTCAAACGCTGGCGTTAG
- a CDS encoding lytic transglycosylase domain-containing protein: MISSIQNRPPANGPEKTEAKSTQETKSTATPFSETLSQVKNKKAKAEIYHSVMESSAKYNLPPELVFSVIQQESCFKPNATSHCGASGLMQLMPETAASLGVENRYDIQQNIDGGCRYLREMLDRFGGRTDLALAAYNAGPGNVEKYNGIPPFEETQNYVKNILSNVDDFSGAADMKLAYESLFKNIDPLLFPDLLAKRYQISGEPVAPEFSQIRKRV; this comes from the coding sequence ATGATTTCGTCTATTCAAAATAGGCCCCCCGCGAACGGTCCTGAGAAGACCGAGGCCAAATCGACCCAGGAAACCAAGTCGACCGCCACCCCTTTCTCTGAGACCTTGAGCCAGGTGAAAAATAAAAAGGCAAAGGCAGAAATTTATCACTCCGTCATGGAGTCTTCCGCAAAATACAACCTCCCCCCCGAACTGGTCTTCTCGGTCATCCAGCAGGAAAGCTGCTTCAAACCGAACGCCACCTCCCACTGTGGTGCCTCAGGCTTGATGCAACTCATGCCGGAGACTGCCGCGTCGCTTGGTGTCGAAAACCGCTATGACATCCAACAAAATATCGATGGGGGATGTCGCTATCTTCGAGAGATGCTCGATAGATTCGGGGGAAGGACCGATCTCGCCTTGGCCGCTTATAATGCCGGCCCAGGGAATGTCGAAAAATATAATGGGATTCCGCCATTCGAAGAAACTCAAAATTACGTGAAGAATATCCTTTCGAATGTTGACGATTTCTCAGGCGCTGCTGATATGAAGCTTGCCTACGAGTCCCTCTTTAAAAATATTGACCCACTGCTCTTCCCCGATCTTTTGGCAAAACGCTACCAGATCTCCGGTGAGCCGGTGGCCCCAGAATTTTCGCAGATTCGTAAGAGAGTTTAA
- the aceE gene encoding pyruvate dehydrogenase (acetyl-transferring), homodimeric type, which translates to MKRVRFPFETHYVNTIPVEKQPPYPGDEKIEQRIRSIIRWNAMAMVVRANTREPGIGGHISTYASCANLYEVAFHHFLRGHDKPGDGDQVFFQGHASPGIYARAYLEGRIREGQMENFRRELQKGGGLPSYPHPWLMPDFWEFPTVSMGLSPIQAIYQARFNRYLHDRGLKDTSEQKVWAFVGDGEMDEPESMGSITVASREGLDNLIFVVNCNLQRLDGPVRGNGKIIQELESIFRGAGWNVIKVIWGRDWDPLLAADTEGYLVERMGEAVDGDYQKYVVEPGSYTRQHFFGTRPELSRIVEHLTDDQIRKLGRGGHDSQKIHAAYKAAVEHRGGPTMVLAKTIKGYGLGEGGEGRNITHQQKKLNEQELRQFRDRFNIPISDKILKSAPFYKPSPESEEMQYLTERRHRLGGFIPKRRDRKTPVVPFSLSEFKEFLEGTGEGREVSTTMAFVSFLSKLLRHPRLGKLIVPILPDEARTFGMEPLFRQVGIYSAIGQLYEPVDAKMILYYREAKDGQLIEEGLTEAGAISSFAAAGSSEATHGVTTIPFYIYYSMFGFQRVGDLIWALQDQRCRGFLLGATAGRTTLSGEGLQHEDGHSHLFSSVYPRVKSYEPAFAYEILILIREGIREMYERGEELMYYLTLQNENYAMPRMPEGAEEGIIKGIYCFSKSERKKGDLTVNLLGSGSILQEVLKAKKILEEQFKVAAEVWNVTSYSELRREALEVERWNRLHPMENPKVPWIQKTLGVPDGPVVAVSDWVCAVPDQIARWIPGLVTLGTDGLGRSESRSDLRRFFEVDAESIVVTAFAQLMRQGKVPAQTVQTAIKEFGLDPEKPNPMRV; encoded by the coding sequence ATGAAACGAGTTCGATTTCCATTTGAGACCCATTACGTCAACACGATCCCTGTTGAGAAGCAGCCTCCCTATCCTGGTGATGAGAAGATTGAGCAGAGGATCCGAAGCATTATTCGCTGGAATGCGATGGCAATGGTGGTTCGTGCCAATACTCGTGAACCGGGGATTGGCGGTCACATCTCGACTTACGCTTCTTGCGCAAATCTCTATGAGGTTGCGTTTCATCATTTTTTGAGGGGTCACGACAAACCGGGTGATGGGGACCAGGTTTTTTTCCAAGGGCATGCCTCGCCGGGAATTTATGCGCGTGCGTATCTTGAGGGGCGGATCCGTGAAGGACAGATGGAGAATTTCCGCCGTGAATTACAAAAAGGGGGTGGACTTCCTTCCTATCCCCACCCTTGGCTCATGCCTGATTTCTGGGAATTCCCGACCGTCTCGATGGGTCTCTCGCCGATTCAGGCGATCTATCAGGCGCGTTTCAATCGGTATCTTCATGATCGAGGACTCAAGGATACGAGCGAACAGAAGGTTTGGGCGTTTGTCGGGGATGGCGAGATGGATGAGCCGGAATCGATGGGATCGATCACCGTCGCCTCGCGGGAGGGGCTCGATAATCTGATTTTTGTCGTCAATTGCAATCTTCAGAGGCTCGATGGTCCGGTCCGTGGGAATGGGAAAATTATTCAGGAACTCGAGTCGATCTTTCGGGGGGCGGGATGGAATGTGATCAAGGTGATCTGGGGACGTGACTGGGATCCGCTTCTGGCGGCGGATACGGAAGGGTATCTCGTGGAACGGATGGGAGAGGCGGTGGATGGGGATTATCAGAAGTATGTGGTGGAGCCTGGGAGCTACACGCGACAACATTTCTTCGGGACGAGACCTGAGCTTTCAAGAATTGTCGAACACCTGACCGATGATCAAATCCGGAAACTGGGGCGTGGTGGGCATGATTCACAGAAAATCCATGCTGCTTATAAGGCGGCGGTAGAACACCGAGGAGGTCCTACCATGGTCCTCGCAAAAACGATCAAGGGATACGGTCTCGGTGAGGGGGGTGAAGGACGGAATATCACCCACCAACAAAAAAAACTGAATGAACAGGAGCTCCGTCAATTTCGAGACCGTTTTAATATCCCGATTTCGGACAAGATCTTGAAAAGCGCCCCCTTTTATAAGCCTTCTCCGGAGAGTGAGGAGATGCAGTATCTCACGGAGAGGCGTCATCGGCTCGGCGGTTTTATTCCCAAAAGGAGAGACCGAAAGACGCCGGTGGTCCCTTTCTCGCTCTCGGAGTTCAAGGAGTTTTTGGAAGGGACCGGTGAAGGGCGTGAGGTCTCGACGACAATGGCCTTTGTTTCTTTCCTTTCGAAGCTTTTGAGACATCCCCGGCTTGGGAAATTGATTGTCCCGATTCTGCCCGATGAGGCGAGGACGTTCGGGATGGAGCCACTTTTCCGTCAGGTCGGAATTTATTCGGCGATTGGTCAGCTTTATGAGCCGGTCGATGCGAAGATGATTCTTTATTATCGAGAGGCGAAGGATGGGCAGTTAATTGAGGAGGGATTGACGGAGGCGGGGGCGATATCCTCTTTTGCGGCGGCAGGGAGTTCGGAGGCGACCCATGGTGTCACAACAATCCCTTTTTACATCTATTATTCGATGTTTGGTTTTCAGCGTGTCGGTGACCTGATCTGGGCCTTGCAGGATCAGCGTTGTCGTGGGTTTCTTCTGGGGGCTACGGCGGGCCGGACCACCCTGTCTGGCGAGGGACTTCAGCACGAGGATGGTCACAGTCATCTTTTTTCAAGTGTCTATCCGAGGGTGAAGAGTTATGAACCGGCGTTCGCCTATGAGATTTTGATCCTCATTCGAGAAGGGATTCGGGAGATGTACGAACGAGGGGAAGAGCTGATGTATTACCTCACGCTTCAGAACGAAAATTACGCGATGCCACGGATGCCGGAGGGGGCTGAAGAAGGGATTATCAAAGGAATCTATTGCTTCTCAAAGTCCGAACGAAAAAAAGGGGACCTCACCGTCAACCTTTTGGGAAGCGGTTCGATCTTGCAGGAAGTTTTAAAGGCTAAAAAAATCTTGGAGGAACAATTTAAAGTTGCTGCGGAGGTTTGGAATGTCACGAGCTATAGTGAGCTTCGGCGTGAGGCGTTGGAGGTGGAACGCTGGAATCGGCTGCATCCGATGGAAAATCCGAAGGTTCCTTGGATTCAAAAAACATTAGGGGTACCTGATGGCCCTGTTGTCGCTGTTTCTGATTGGGTTTGTGCGGTTCCCGATCAAATTGCGCGTTGGATTCCGGGTCTCGTCACATTGGGGACCGATGGCTTGGGGCGTAGTGAATCACGTTCCGATCTCCGACGATTTTTTGAGGTGGATGCCGAGTCGATTGTGGTGACTGCCTTTGCTCAACTGATGCGGCAGGGGAAGGTGCCTGCCCAAACAGTCCAAACAGCGATCAAGGAATTTGGTCTTGATCCTGAAAAACCAAATCCGATGAGGGTTTGA